From a region of the Rhipicephalus microplus isolate Deutch F79 chromosome X, USDA_Rmic, whole genome shotgun sequence genome:
- the LOC142776793 gene encoding uncharacterized protein LOC142776793 isoform X2: MLVAENMTTYTTAAKLREQERATAEGQKKIRQLQAEFQQAREDYDMKLTNLLKEHQEEKLVFLKHSANATLQSNPDLDTSIVEKLEGQVQELSRLQYIHDQLKKKSKEVEALEMELASVKGGRVAFFEDVSPVKKPKKKPETSNTGNKMSSFTFADLDTTIDFDSDGENDQEMTPTGFSAVNDASPTASGSPTKMTSPKILSVPHRRLPASAGEHAARGAAGAQESRGAAPPSTSARGSVLFYNTRSLL, from the exons ATG CTTGTGGCAGAGAACATGACCACCTACACCACTGCTGCCAAGCTGAGGGAACAAGAACGAGCAACAGCAGAGGGCCAGAAGAAGATTCGGCAACTACAGGCAGAGTTTCAGCAGGCTCGTGAGGACTATGACATGAAGCTGACCAACCTGCTCAAAGAGCACCAAGAAGAG AAACTCGTCTTTCTTAAGCACAGCGCCAACGCAACGCTTCAGTCGAACCCAGACCTGGATACTTCCATTGTCGAGAAACTGGAAGGCCAG GTCCAGGAACTATCCCGGCTGCAGTATATACACGATCAGCTCAAGAAAAAGTCTAAGGAAGTGGAAGCTTTGGAAATG GAGCTTGCGAGCGTCAAAGGAGGTCGTGTGGCGTTCTTTGAAGACGTTTCTCCTGTTAAAAAGCCTAAGAAGAAGCCAGAGACG TCAAACACTGGAAACAAGATGAGCTCTTTCACTTTCGCCGACTTAGACACAACCATCGACTTTGACAGCGACGGAGAAAATGACCAGGAAATGACCCCGACTGGGTTCTCAGCAGTGAACGACGCCAG CCCAACCGCAAGCGGAAGTCCAACGAAGATGACAAGCCCAAAAATATTAAG CGTTCCACATCGGCGGCTGCCTGCAAGTGCCGGGGAACATGCCGCCAGGGGCGCTGCGGGTGCTCAAGAAAGCAGAGGAGCTGCTCCTCCCTCTACCAGTGCAAGGGGGAGTGTTCTGTTCTACAACACTCG gAGTCTGCTTTGA
- the LOC142776793 gene encoding uncharacterized protein LOC142776793 isoform X1: MLCAAMPWQLHRGHESARFQVPKGSNSEERVDTRCATGRPLRDREFQDRHFKNFASNVTDITESRAIVRSLFEMLVAENMTTYTTAAKLREQERATAEGQKKIRQLQAEFQQAREDYDMKLTNLLKEHQEEKLVFLKHSANATLQSNPDLDTSIVEKLEGQVQELSRLQYIHDQLKKKSKEVEALEMELASVKGGRVAFFEDVSPVKKPKKKPETSNTGNKMSSFTFADLDTTIDFDSDGENDQEMTPTGFSAVNDASPTASGSPTKMTSPKILSVPHRRLPASAGEHAARGAAGAQESRGAAPPSTSARGSVLFYNTRSLL; this comes from the exons ATGCTGTGTGCCGCGATGCCGTGGCAACTACACCGTGGACACGAAAGTgcacgttttcaagttcccaaGGGATCAAACTCTGAGGAACGCGTGGATACGCGCTGTGCCACGGGAAGACCTCTCCGTGACCGAGAATTCCAGG ACCGACACTTCAAGAACTTCGCCTCAAATGTGACGGACATCACTGAGAGCCGGGCCATCGTAAGAAGTCTCTTCGAGATG CTTGTGGCAGAGAACATGACCACCTACACCACTGCTGCCAAGCTGAGGGAACAAGAACGAGCAACAGCAGAGGGCCAGAAGAAGATTCGGCAACTACAGGCAGAGTTTCAGCAGGCTCGTGAGGACTATGACATGAAGCTGACCAACCTGCTCAAAGAGCACCAAGAAGAG AAACTCGTCTTTCTTAAGCACAGCGCCAACGCAACGCTTCAGTCGAACCCAGACCTGGATACTTCCATTGTCGAGAAACTGGAAGGCCAG GTCCAGGAACTATCCCGGCTGCAGTATATACACGATCAGCTCAAGAAAAAGTCTAAGGAAGTGGAAGCTTTGGAAATG GAGCTTGCGAGCGTCAAAGGAGGTCGTGTGGCGTTCTTTGAAGACGTTTCTCCTGTTAAAAAGCCTAAGAAGAAGCCAGAGACG TCAAACACTGGAAACAAGATGAGCTCTTTCACTTTCGCCGACTTAGACACAACCATCGACTTTGACAGCGACGGAGAAAATGACCAGGAAATGACCCCGACTGGGTTCTCAGCAGTGAACGACGCCAG CCCAACCGCAAGCGGAAGTCCAACGAAGATGACAAGCCCAAAAATATTAAG CGTTCCACATCGGCGGCTGCCTGCAAGTGCCGGGGAACATGCCGCCAGGGGCGCTGCGGGTGCTCAAGAAAGCAGAGGAGCTGCTCCTCCCTCTACCAGTGCAAGGGGGAGTGTTCTGTTCTACAACACTCG gAGTCTGCTTTGA